In Nocardia sp. NBC_00403, one DNA window encodes the following:
- a CDS encoding MBL fold metallo-hydrolase has translation MCDNVHRRVLPQLPAPLRAVVTPDKPVLGLADVLAQVGHTVADIDFTLPTHLHWDHISGLVELPDSIPV, from the coding sequence ATGTGCGACAACGTCCATCGCCGAGTGCTGCCGCAGCTTCCCGCGCCGCTGCGGGCGGTCGTCACGCCGGACAAGCCAGTCCTCGGTCTCGCCGACGTTCTGGCGCAGGTCGGCCACACCGTCGCCGACATAGACTTCACCCTGCCCACCCATCTGCACTGGGACCATATTTCGGGCCTCGTCGAGCTCCCCGATTCGATCCCGGTGTAA
- a CDS encoding transposase, translating to MDRLDGYPSAYAACQALAPKLGVHAETLRVWVKQAQIDTGKAPGVTTAEQVRIKELEREVRDLKEANEILKAASIFFAREIDPPSNTKPPTTLNNSHPSR from the coding sequence ATGGACCGACTCGACGGGTATCCGTCGGCGTATGCCGCCTGCCAGGCGCTCGCTCCGAAACTCGGCGTCCACGCCGAGACGCTGCGTGTCTGGGTCAAGCAGGCCCAGATCGACACCGGCAAGGCTCCCGGGGTCACGACTGCGGAGCAGGTGCGGATCAAGGAACTCGAACGCGAAGTGCGAGATTTAAAGGAGGCCAACGAGATTCTGAAAGCGGCCTCGATTTTCTTCGCGCGGGAGATCGACCCCCCGTCGAATACGAAGCCGCCTACTACGCTCAACAACAGCCATCCCAGCCGGTGA
- a CDS encoding YciI family protein, with the protein MFVLDLTYRDGALDELDAWIPEHYAYIDRQLAAGTFLMSGRKVPRTGGVILAQALDRADLDAVIAEDPFLREGLADYTVTEIQPTRSVIAQIAT; encoded by the coding sequence ATGTTCGTTCTCGATCTGACCTACCGGGACGGCGCGCTCGATGAACTCGACGCCTGGATTCCCGAGCACTACGCCTACATCGACCGCCAACTAGCTGCCGGAACGTTCCTGATGTCCGGACGCAAGGTGCCCCGCACCGGCGGTGTAATCCTCGCCCAGGCTCTTGATCGCGCCGATCTGGACGCCGTGATAGCCGAGGACCCTTTCCTGCGTGAGGGCCTGGCCGACTACACGGTCACCGAGATCCAGCCGACACGGTCGGTCATCGCCCAGATTGCCACCTAG
- a CDS encoding IS3 family transposase (programmed frameshift), with the protein MAGRKRHSAEDIVRKLRRADELAAEGKTGEQIAAELGVSAATLYNWRRQFGGMDTDAAKELKELREQNTRLKRLLADAELEKDALREIAKGKILGPAAKRRAVDMLREVQSLSERFACKVVGLARATYRRIPVAATPADPDADLRAWLRAYATKHPGHGFRRAWAALRHDDGREVNKKKVHRLWKDEGLQVRAHSPRKRAGASSAPRIDADAPKVVWALDFQFDSTVDGKAVKIASMIDEHTRESVLHLVERSITAEKLVTELEKVFTARGGPPLVLRMDNGPEMISAALQQFCADRVGISYIPPGTPWNNGYIESFNRRLRAECLNRNHWTSLLEARVVIGDFKTEHNLRHRHSALGYLTPAEYAARCSHTHHPVACDIN; encoded by the exons ATGGCTGGTCGGAAGCGGCATTCCGCAGAGGACATCGTGCGCAAGCTGCGCCGCGCCGATGAGTTGGCCGCGGAAGGCAAGACCGGCGAACAGATCGCGGCCGAGTTGGGAGTGTCGGCGGCGACGCTGTACAACTGGCGCCGCCAGTTCGGTGGCATGGACACCGACGCCGCCAAGGAGCTCAAGGAGTTGCGGGAGCAGAACACGCGGTTGAAGCGGCTGCTGGCCGATGCGGAGTTGGAGAAGGACGCGTTGCGGGAGATTGCGA AAGGGAAAATTCTAGGCCCGGCTGCCAAGCGCCGCGCCGTGGACATGCTCAGAGAAGTTCAGAGCCTGTCGGAACGGTTCGCGTGCAAGGTTGTTGGGCTCGCCCGAGCCACCTACCGGCGTATCCCGGTCGCGGCGACCCCGGCCGATCCGGACGCCGATCTGCGGGCCTGGCTGCGCGCCTATGCCACGAAACATCCCGGCCATGGGTTTCGCCGTGCCTGGGCCGCGCTGCGCCACGACGACGGCCGGGAGGTGAACAAGAAGAAGGTGCACCGGTTGTGGAAAGACGAGGGGCTGCAGGTGCGGGCGCACTCACCACGCAAGCGGGCCGGCGCCTCCTCGGCGCCCAGGATCGACGCCGACGCACCAAAAGTGGTGTGGGCGTTGGATTTCCAGTTCGATTCGACCGTCGACGGCAAGGCGGTAAAGATCGCGTCGATGATCGACGAGCACACCCGCGAGTCGGTGCTGCACCTCGTGGAACGCTCGATCACCGCCGAGAAGCTCGTGACCGAGCTGGAGAAGGTGTTCACCGCCCGAGGCGGCCCACCGCTGGTGCTGCGCATGGACAACGGGCCGGAGATGATTTCGGCAGCGCTGCAACAGTTCTGCGCCGACCGGGTGGGTATCTCCTATATCCCGCCCGGGACGCCGTGGAACAACGGCTACATCGAGTCGTTCAACCGACGGCTGCGCGCCGAGTGCCTCAACCGCAACCACTGGACGAGCCTGCTCGAGGCCCGGGTGGTCATCGGCGACTTCAAGACCGAGCACAACCTGCGGCACCGTCACTCGGCGCTGGGCTATCTCACCCCGGCCGAGTACGCTGCCCGCTGCAGCCACACCCACCACCCCGTGGCCTGCGACATCAACTGA